The Streptomyces tendae DNA segment GCGCGGGATGTCGTACAAGAACGCCATGGCCGGTCTCGACCACGGCGGCGGCAAGGCCGTGATCATCGGCGACCCGGAGCGGATCAAGACCGAGGAGCTGCTGCTGGCCTACGGCCGGTTCGTCGCCTCCCTCGGCGGGCGCTACGTCACCGCCTGCGACGTCGGCACGTACGTCGCCGACATGGACGTCGTGGCCCGGGAGTGCCGCTGGACCACCGGCCGCTCCCCCGAGAACGGCGGCGCGGGCGACTCCTCGGTGCTCACCTCCTACGGCGTCTACCAGGGCATGCGGGCCGCCGCCCAGCATCTGTGGGGCGACCCCTCGCTGCGCGACCGCAAGGTCGGCATCGCGGGCGTGGGCAAGGTCGGTCACCACCTGGTGGAGCACCTGCGGGCCGAGGGCGCCGAGGTCGTGATCACCGACGTGCGCGAGGACGCCGTACGCCGGATCCTCGACCGGCATCCGCAGGGCGTGTCGGCCGTGGCCGACACCGAAGCGCTGATCCGCACCGCGGGCCTGGACGTCTACGCCCCGTGCGCGCTCGGCGGCGCCCTGAACGACGAGACCGTGCCGGTGCTGACCGCCAAGGTGGTCTGCGGCGCGGCCAACAACCAGCTCGCCCACCCGGGTGTGGAGAAGGACCTCGCCGACCGCGGGATCCTCTACGCGCCCGACTACGTGGTGAACGCCGGCGGTGTGATCCAGGTGGCCGACGAGCTGAACGGCTTCGACTTCGACCGGTGCAAGGCGAAGGCGTCGAAGATCTTCGACACCACGCTCGCCATATTCGCACGTGCGAAGGAGGACGGTATTCCGCCGGCCGCCGCGGCCGACCGGATCGCCGAGCAGCGGATGGCGGAGGCGCGTCCGTCGCTGTGATTCCGTGCGGGGCGCCCCCGATCGGGGCGCCTTCGCACACATGAGCGGTACCCGTCGGCGGGCACTTCGAGAGAACTCTCACTTCTCCCGGCGGGTCGACCGTCGATAAGTGGTTAAAATCGCCGTTGACCAGCGAGGACGGGGCGCCTCGAAGGCCCTGGGCACGGGCACGTCATGCGGGCGACGTACCGTATGGGCGCGGGCTCAGGTACCGTGGGAGCCCTACAGACCGGTCTCTCCACGGAGAGCCCGTTCTGGACCATGAACGCGTGTCAAGACTCTGGGGCCGTCGAGCCCCGTCGTTGAGGGGGTCGAGCCATGGGGCGCGGCCGGGCCAAGGCCAAGCAGACGAAGGTCGCCCGCCAGCTGAAGTACAACAGCGGTGGGACTGACCTCTCACGCCTGGCCGAGGAGCTGGGTGCATCGCCTTCGAATCAGCCACCGAACGGTGAGCGTTTCGAGGACGATGAGCAAGACGACGACCTGTACGCACGGTACGCCGACCTCTATGAGGACGACGACGAGGACGAGGACGGCCCGTCCTCTCAACGACGTCGCGGCGCCTGACCTTGCGTGGTGCATGAGCCCGGTCGGTGACTCCGGTCACCCACCGGGTTCAGTGCTGCCCGGACCGGCCTCGCGGGCCGGTGCGCTGCCCGCACGTTCCTCGCGCGGGCAGCGTCCCGGAGCTCAGTTCGCGTAGTCACCGACAAGAGCGGCACCCGTGGTGTGGTCACCGCGCTCGGTGATCTCGCCGGCCACCCAGGCGTCCACGCCGCGGTCGGCCAGCGTCGCCAGCGCCACGTCCACGGACTCCTGGGGCACGATCGCGATCATGCCGACGCCCATGTTCAGCGTCTTCTCCAGCTCCAACCGCTCGACCGAACCGGTCCGCCCGACCAGGTCGAACACCGGAGCGGGCGTCCAGGTGGAGCGGTCCACCGTGGCGTGCAGTCCGTCGGGGACGACACGCGCCAGGTTGGCCGCCAGCCCGCCGCCGGTGACGTGGCTGAACGCGTGCACCTCGGTGGTGCGGATCAGCGCCAGGCAGTCCAGCGAGTAGATCTTGGTGGGCTCCAGCAGCTCCTCGCCGAGGGTGCGGCCCAGCTCGTCGATCCGGGCGTCCAGGGCGAGGCCCGCCCGCTCCAGCAGCACGTGCCGGACGAGCGAGTAGCCGTTGGAGTGAAGCCCGGAGGACGCCATGGCGATCACCGCGTCACCCGTACGGATGCGATCCGCGCCGAGCAGCCGGTCGGCCTCCACCACGCCCGTACCGGCGCCGGCGACGTCGAAGTCGTCCGGACCCAGAAGGCCGGGGTGTTCGGCCGTCTCACCGCCGACCAGGGCGCAGCCGGCCAGGACACAGCCCTCCGCGATGCCCTTGACGATCGCGGCGACGCGCTCGGGGTGGACCTTGCCGACGCAGATGTAGTCGGTCATGAACAGCGGCTCGGCGCCGCACACCACGATGTCGTCCATGACCATCGCGACCAGGTCGTGGCCGATGGAGTCGTAGACGCCCATCTGCCGCGCGATGTCGACCTTGGTGCCGACGCCGTCCGTGGCGGAGGCGAGGAGCGGGCGCTCGTAGTTCTTCAGGGCGGAGGCGTCGAAGAGGCCGGCGAAGCCGCCGAGGCCGCCGAGGACCTCGGGGCGCTGCGTCTTCTTCACCCACTCCTTCATCAGCTCGACCGCGCGGTCGCCCGCTTCGATGTCGACGCCCGCCGCTGCGTAGCTGGCACCAGTGTTCTGGGACATGGCTGTGAGAGCTTTCGTGTCGTCCGTCAGGGTTACGGGCGGCGGATCGCGTCGACCGCGGCCGGGGCGGCGGTGCCCGCGGCGAGCTCGGTCTCCAACAGCTGCTTGCCGAGGAGCTCGGGGTCGGGCAGCTCCATCGGGTACTCGCCGTCGAAGCAGGCGCGGCACAGGTTGGGCTTGGCGATGGTGGTCGCCTCGATCATGCCGTCGATGGAGATGTACGCCAGGGAGTCGGCGCCCAGCGAGGTGCCGATCTCTTCGATGGTCATCCCGTTGGCGATGAGCTCGGCGCGGGTGGCGAAGTCGATGCCGAAGAAGCAGGGCCACTTCACGGGCGGCGAGGAGATCCGGATGTGGACCTCGGCGGCGCCCGCCTCGCGGAGCATGCGCACCAGGGCGCGCTGGGTGTTGCCGCGGACGATCGAGTCGTCGACCACGACCAGGCGCTTGCCCTTGATGACTTCCTTGAGCGGGTTCAGCTTGAGGCGGATGCCGAGCTGCCGGATGGTCTGCGAGGGCTGGATGAACGTACGGCCGACGTACGCGTTCTTGACCAGGCCGGCGCCGAAGGGGATGCCGGAGGCCTCCGCGTAGCCGATCGCGGCCGGAGTACCGGACTCCGGGGTGGCTATGACCAGGTCGGCCTCGGCCGGGGCCTCCGCGGCGAGGCGACGGCCCATCTCGACGCGCGAGAGGTACACGTTCCGGCCGGCGATGTCGGTGTCCGGGCGGGCCAGGTACACGTACTCGAAGACGCAGCCCTTGGGCTTTGCTTCCGCGAATCGCGACGTACGAAGGCCGTTCTCGTCGATGGCGACGAACTCGCCCGGCTCGATCTCGCGCACGTAGCTCGCGCCGCAGATGTCGAGGGCGGCGGACTCGGAGGCGACCACCCAGCCGCGCTCCAGCCGGCCGAGGACCAGCGGGCGGATGCCCTGCGGGTCACGGGCGGCGTAGAGGGTGTTCTCGTCCATGAAGACGAGGCTGAAGGCACCCCTGACCTTGGGCAGGACCACATGGGCGGCCTGCTCCACGGTGACCGGCTCGCCGTCGGCGGCGCGCTGGCCGGCCAGCAGGGCGGTGATCAGGTCGGTGTCGTTGGTCGCGGCCACCTTGGGCGCGCGGCCGTTCTCCTTGGGGAGCTCGGCGACCATGTCGGCGAGCTGCGCCGTGTTGACCAGGTTGCCGTTGTGGCCGAGCGCGATCGATCCGTGCGCGGTGGCGCGGAACGTCGGCTGGGCGTTCTCCCACACGGAGGCACCGGTGGTCGAGTAGCGGGCGTGACCGACCGCGATGTGACCCTGGAGGGAGCCGAGGGAGGTTTCGTCGAAGACCTGGGACACCAGGCCCATGTCCTTGAAAACGAGGATCTGGGAGCCGTTGCTGACCGCGATACCCGCGGATTCCTGGCCCCGATGCTGGAGGGCGTAGAGCCCGAAGTACGTGAGCTTGGCGACCTCTTCACCCGGAGCCCAGACACCGAAGACGCCACAAGCGTCCTGGGGGCCCTTCTCGCCGGGGAGCAGGTCGTGGTTGAGTCGTCCGTCACCACGTGGCACGCCTCCGAGTGTAGGCGAGGTCGACCACTGGTCCGAATGCGGGATGCGGCCCCGGCGGTGGATCAGCGGGCCGCGACGGCCCGTACTTCGGTGCCGTTTTCGCTGGTCAGCGTGAGGGTGTTGCCGTCGATGGCGTAGGCGGCGGTGCCGCTGAAGAGCTTCGTCAGGGCCTTCTCGGCGTCCATGAGTGAGTCTTCGCACATCATTCGGGTCAGGGACGGGGCGCCGAGGGTGATATGGCCGTCGCGCACGGTGGCGTCGGCGTTCACCTGGTTGCAGCCGAGGCTTCCGGAGACCGCGCCGCGCTCCTTGTCGAAGGTGAGGTGGGCGCGGCCGGCGACGGCCGGGGTGGTGACGGTCCACCGGATACCGTCCAGCGGGCTGTCCTCCGTCTCGCTGAGGCGCACGGTGTCGCCGGAACCGGTGGTCAGCGTCAGGCGGCCGTCGGAGGCGTCGGTCTTCAGCGCGCCGTCGCCAAGGGCGCGGGACACGGCGCTCTCCCCGGCCATGATCGCGTCGGAGCAGGCCCTGAGGGTGGTCTCGGGGTCGGTGAGCCGGATGCGGTCGCCGTCGGTCCGGACGCGGGCCTCGAACAGGTTGCAGCCGTAGCTGCCGGTGGCCCGGCCGTCCTCGCCGAGCGTGAGGTGCGCGCCGTCGGGGGCCCGGTGCGTTGTGCCGCCGACGGTCACGCTGTCGACGGTCCAGCGGACGCCGGTGACCGGCTGCTCCGCCTCGGCGGTGCCGCTGCCGGCCCCGGCCTGCTCGTTGCCGCAGGCCGCCGCGAGCGGGACGACGAGCACGGCGACGGCCGTGAGGGTCATGCGCTGGGTGTGCTTCTGTCGGTCCATGCCGGTTCGACGGGAGGGCGGAGCGGGTGGTTCCCCTCCCGGGCGGGCCGGCCCGCGCCGTGGAGAAAGGATTCGGCCGTCCTCGGCTCAGCCGAGCAGCGGCAGGTACGGTCCGAGGTCCGCGCGCTCCCCGCCCGCACTCACCTCGGCGGTGGCCAGGGCGTCCGCCCAGCTGATCCGCCCGCCGGCCAGCCGGATCCAGGTGAGCGGGTCGGTCTCGACGACGTTCGGCGGGGTGCCCCGGGTGTGCCGGGGGCCC contains these protein-coding regions:
- a CDS encoding Leu/Phe/Val dehydrogenase, yielding MTDVSDGVLHTLFRSDQGGHEQVVLCQDRASGLKAVIAIHSTALGPALGGTRFYPYASEEEAVADALNLARGMSYKNAMAGLDHGGGKAVIIGDPERIKTEELLLAYGRFVASLGGRYVTACDVGTYVADMDVVARECRWTTGRSPENGGAGDSSVLTSYGVYQGMRAAAQHLWGDPSLRDRKVGIAGVGKVGHHLVEHLRAEGAEVVITDVREDAVRRILDRHPQGVSAVADTEALIRTAGLDVYAPCALGGALNDETVPVLTAKVVCGAANNQLAHPGVEKDLADRGILYAPDYVVNAGGVIQVADELNGFDFDRCKAKASKIFDTTLAIFARAKEDGIPPAAAADRIAEQRMAEARPSL
- a CDS encoding DUF3073 domain-containing protein, giving the protein MGRGRAKAKQTKVARQLKYNSGGTDLSRLAEELGASPSNQPPNGERFEDDEQDDDLYARYADLYEDDDEDEDGPSSQRRRGA
- the purM gene encoding phosphoribosylformylglycinamidine cyclo-ligase, with protein sequence MSQNTGASYAAAGVDIEAGDRAVELMKEWVKKTQRPEVLGGLGGFAGLFDASALKNYERPLLASATDGVGTKVDIARQMGVYDSIGHDLVAMVMDDIVVCGAEPLFMTDYICVGKVHPERVAAIVKGIAEGCVLAGCALVGGETAEHPGLLGPDDFDVAGAGTGVVEADRLLGADRIRTGDAVIAMASSGLHSNGYSLVRHVLLERAGLALDARIDELGRTLGEELLEPTKIYSLDCLALIRTTEVHAFSHVTGGGLAANLARVVPDGLHATVDRSTWTPAPVFDLVGRTGSVERLELEKTLNMGVGMIAIVPQESVDVALATLADRGVDAWVAGEITERGDHTTGAALVGDYAN
- the purF gene encoding amidophosphoribosyltransferase is translated as MPRGDGRLNHDLLPGEKGPQDACGVFGVWAPGEEVAKLTYFGLYALQHRGQESAGIAVSNGSQILVFKDMGLVSQVFDETSLGSLQGHIAVGHARYSTTGASVWENAQPTFRATAHGSIALGHNGNLVNTAQLADMVAELPKENGRAPKVAATNDTDLITALLAGQRAADGEPVTVEQAAHVVLPKVRGAFSLVFMDENTLYAARDPQGIRPLVLGRLERGWVVASESAALDICGASYVREIEPGEFVAIDENGLRTSRFAEAKPKGCVFEYVYLARPDTDIAGRNVYLSRVEMGRRLAAEAPAEADLVIATPESGTPAAIGYAEASGIPFGAGLVKNAYVGRTFIQPSQTIRQLGIRLKLNPLKEVIKGKRLVVVDDSIVRGNTQRALVRMLREAGAAEVHIRISSPPVKWPCFFGIDFATRAELIANGMTIEEIGTSLGADSLAYISIDGMIEATTIAKPNLCRACFDGEYPMELPDPELLGKQLLETELAAGTAAPAAVDAIRRP
- a CDS encoding META domain-containing protein, which codes for MDRQKHTQRMTLTAVAVLVVPLAAACGNEQAGAGSGTAEAEQPVTGVRWTVDSVTVGGTTHRAPDGAHLTLGEDGRATGSYGCNLFEARVRTDGDRIRLTDPETTLRACSDAIMAGESAVSRALGDGALKTDASDGRLTLTTGSGDTVRLSETEDSPLDGIRWTVTTPAVAGRAHLTFDKERGAVSGSLGCNQVNADATVRDGHITLGAPSLTRMMCEDSLMDAEKALTKLFSGTAAYAIDGNTLTLTSENGTEVRAVAAR